The Ferroacidibacillus organovorans nucleotide sequence CCGCGTGGGATAAAAGCATACATATGTATCGATGGAACTACCTACGTTTGTAGGGTCTCGGGTTCTACCTCCATTGTAAATTTGTCTTCTGACGGTCTGTCTACGGGAAGATGGGTATTGGACGTTGAGGACGAAAAAACGGCTCAAAAGGACGAACGATGAGTCTCACTCGCAGTTGCCGTTTTAGGGGTAAAAGCTATGAATTTCATCGTTTGGGTATTAAGGTGGGGACGGAATTTGTGGGGGGAGTCTGTATGACTAATTTCCGTCAAAATACCCTTATAAAGGATTCGAAAGGAGAATGAGCAGGTGAATTCTGATGCGGAGATACGAATCACGCCGCCCGAAGGGGAGGAAGAGCGGGAGTGGTTGACTCAATTATGGCAATCTGAGTGGGGCGGGGACAACATGGTCAGTCGTGGCCACGTGTTTCATCTCGCGGATATGAAATCGCTCGTTGCGAAGGCAGACAGCGAGCTTGTCGGCGCTGCCACTTTCCGGTTTGATGAAGCTGACGGGTGCGAACTCATGAGCATCAACGCGATTAGACAGGGTGGCGGTGTTGGAACGAAGCTACTGGCAGCCTTGGAGGACGAAGCACGCAAAGCTGGATGCAGCCGGATATGGCTTATCACGAGCAACGACAACCTCAATGCACTACGATTTTACCAGCGGCGAGGATACCGCATCACAGCTATATATTCAGGTGCCATTGACGAAGCCAGGTGCATCAAGCCCACGATTCCATGCATTGGCGATCACGATATCGAGATCCAC carries:
- a CDS encoding GNAT family N-acetyltransferase, whose translation is MNSDAEIRITPPEGEEEREWLTQLWQSEWGGDNMVSRGHVFHLADMKSLVAKADSELVGAATFRFDEADGCELMSINAIRQGGGVGTKLLAALEDEARKAGCSRIWLITSNDNLNALRFYQRRGYRITAIYSGAIDEARCIKPTIPCIGDHDIEIHDEIELAKDIQGGGRRDVN